In Candidatus Micrarchaeia archaeon, one genomic interval encodes:
- a CDS encoding NAD-dependent epimerase/dehydratase family protein, whose translation MDLVPFDSVYDAKKFESLKKAGHIIDISSLEAYEKALKGAKSAVPDEKYWHGKRVLITGASGMVGSTMADILISLGAEVFGTIKRHAVAYHPNLQHNLESGK comes from the coding sequence ATGGATCTAGTTCCTTTTGACAGCGTTTACGACGCCAAGAAGTTCGAATCCCTCAAGAAAGCAGGGCACATCATCGACATCTCGTCGCTCGAGGCGTACGAGAAGGCGCTGAAAGGCGCGAAAAGCGCCGTTCCGGATGAGAAATACTGGCACGGCAAGCGCGTCCTCATCACGGGCGCATCAGGCATGGTCGGGAGCACGATGGCCGACATCCTGATTTCGCTCGGCGCGGAGGTCTTCGGCACAATCAAGCGCCATGCGGTGGCATACCATCCGAACCTGCAGCACAACCTGGAGAGCGGGAAGC